A window from Mangifera indica cultivar Alphonso unplaced genomic scaffold, CATAS_Mindica_2.1 Un_0016, whole genome shotgun sequence encodes these proteins:
- the LOC123205792 gene encoding chaperonin CPN60-like 2, mitochondrial isoform X2 → MSFVCIAFLGKYEKLKGKVYSRVISSRNYVAKDVNYGVGARTAMLQGVSEVAEAVKVTMGPKGRNVIIEKSRGDPKVTKDGVTVAKSIKFKDRAKNIGADLVKQVASATNTAAGDGTTCATVLTQAILTEGCKSVAAGVNVMDLRSGINMAVDAVISDLKEKAQMISTSEEITQVATISANGEREIGELIARAMEKVGKDGVITVADGNTLDNELDVVEGMKLGRGYISPYFITDQKTQKCELENPYILVCEKKISDMNSLVRILELALNKKREFLVVAEDVESEALAMLILNKHHAGVKVCAIKAPGFGENRRANLDDLAVLTGGEVISEDRGLTLDKVKVEMFGTAKKVTVSVDDTVILHGGGDKNLIEERCKQLRTAMEKSDAMFDREKAQERLSKLSGGVAVFKVGGASEAEVGERKDRVTDALNATKAAVEEGIVPGGGVALLYASKSLENVQTQNEDQKRGVQIIQNALKAPTYTIASNAGFDGSVVVGKLLDQDDLNVGFDAAKGSYVDMVKAGIIDPLKVIRTALVDAASVSMLLTTTEATVMENPDDKNKLPSRMPAMDDMGY, encoded by the exons ATGAGCTTTGTCTGTATTGCATTCCTGGGAAAATATGAGAAACTTAAAGGAAAA GTGTACAGTAGGGTTATATCCAGTAGGAACTATGTGGCTAAGGACGTAAATTATGGGGTTGGGGCCCGCACAGCAATGTTGCAAGGTGTATCTGAGGTTGCAGAGGCTGTGAAAGTTACAATGGGACCTAAG GGTCGCAATGTGATTATTGAAAAAAGTAGAGGAGATCCCAAGGTTACAAAGGATGGAGTCACTGTGGCAAAGAGCATTAAATTCAAGGACAGAGCCAAAAATATTGGTGCAGATCTTGTAAAGCAGGTTGCCAGTGCAACTAATACAGCTGCTGGAGATG GTACAACTTGTGCAACTGTCTTGACTCAGGCGATATTAACAGAAGGCTGCAAATCTGTAGCTGCTGGTGTAAATGTCATGGATTTACGCAGTGGTATTAACATGGCAGTTGATGCAGTTATATCTGACTTAAAAGAAAAAGCACAAATGATTAGTACCTCAGAAGAGATTACACAG GTTGCCACTATCTCTGCAAATGGTGAACGTGAGATTGGAGAATTAATAGCAAGAGCAATGGAAAAAGTTGGAAAGGATGGAGTGATTACTGTTGCT GATGGGAATACTTTGGATAATGAATTGGATGTGGTGGAAGGAATGAAGCTTGGAAGAGGCTATATATCtccatattttattactgatcaAAAGACACAGAAATGT GAACTAGAAAATCCCTACATTCTTGTTTGTGAGAAGAAGATATCAGACATGAACTCACTTGTGAGAATATTGGAGCTGGCTCTAAAT aaaaaaagagaattccTTGTTGTGGCGGAGGATGTAGAAAGTGAAGCACTGGCCATGCTCATTCTCAACAAGCATCATGCTGGAGTTAAG gtcTGTGCTATCAAAGCTCCTGGCTTTGGGGAGAACAGACGAGCAAATCTAGATGATCTTGCTGTTCTTACTGGTGGAGAG GTTATCTCTGAAGATCGTGGTCTAACTCTTGATAAAGTCAAAGTAGAGATGTTTGGCACCGCAAAAAAG GTCACTGTCTCTGTTGATGACACTGTTATTCTACATGGTGGTGGGGATAAGAATTTGATCGAAGAGAGATGCAAGCAG cTGAGGACGGCCATGGAGAAGAGTGATGCTATGTTTGACAGGGAAAAAGCACAAGAACGACTTTCCAAGCTATCTGGTGGTGTTGCTGTTTTTAAG GTTGGAGGGGCGAGTGAAGCAGAAGTTGGAGAGAGAAAAGATAGGGTTACAGATGCTTTAAATGCTACAAAAGCAGCTGTGGAAGAGGGTATTGTACCTG GTGGTGGTGTTGCTCTCTTGTATGCAAGCAAGTCTCTGGAGAATGTTCAAACTCAAAATGAAGACCAGAAAAGAGGTGTCCAGATAATTCAGAATGCTCTTAAG GCTCCTACTTACACCATAGCTTCAAATGCTGGATTTGATGGTTCAGTTGTTGTTGGAAAATTATTGGACCAAGATGATCTTAATGTGGGTTTTGATGCTGCCAAAG GTTCATATGTTGACATGGTGAAAGCCGGAATCATTGATCCCCTTAAAGTCATTAGAACAGCCTTAGTCGATGCTGCAAG TGTGTCGATGCTGTTGACGACAACCGAAGCAACAGTCATGGAGAATCCTGATGACAAAAATAAGCTTCCAAGTCGTATGCCAGCAATGGATGACATGGGCTATTGA
- the LOC123205792 gene encoding chaperonin CPN60-like 2, mitochondrial isoform X1 — MYRAATKLASSIGSSASKKLVYSRVISSRNYVAKDVNYGVGARTAMLQGVSEVAEAVKVTMGPKGRNVIIEKSRGDPKVTKDGVTVAKSIKFKDRAKNIGADLVKQVASATNTAAGDGTTCATVLTQAILTEGCKSVAAGVNVMDLRSGINMAVDAVISDLKEKAQMISTSEEITQVATISANGEREIGELIARAMEKVGKDGVITVADGNTLDNELDVVEGMKLGRGYISPYFITDQKTQKCELENPYILVCEKKISDMNSLVRILELALNKKREFLVVAEDVESEALAMLILNKHHAGVKVCAIKAPGFGENRRANLDDLAVLTGGEVISEDRGLTLDKVKVEMFGTAKKVTVSVDDTVILHGGGDKNLIEERCKQLRTAMEKSDAMFDREKAQERLSKLSGGVAVFKVGGASEAEVGERKDRVTDALNATKAAVEEGIVPGGGVALLYASKSLENVQTQNEDQKRGVQIIQNALKAPTYTIASNAGFDGSVVVGKLLDQDDLNVGFDAAKGSYVDMVKAGIIDPLKVIRTALVDAASVSMLLTTTEATVMENPDDKNKLPSRMPAMDDMGY; from the exons ATGTATAGGGCAGCTACAAAGCTAGCTTCTTCAATCGG TTCATCTGCATCAAAGAAACTG GTGTACAGTAGGGTTATATCCAGTAGGAACTATGTGGCTAAGGACGTAAATTATGGGGTTGGGGCCCGCACAGCAATGTTGCAAGGTGTATCTGAGGTTGCAGAGGCTGTGAAAGTTACAATGGGACCTAAG GGTCGCAATGTGATTATTGAAAAAAGTAGAGGAGATCCCAAGGTTACAAAGGATGGAGTCACTGTGGCAAAGAGCATTAAATTCAAGGACAGAGCCAAAAATATTGGTGCAGATCTTGTAAAGCAGGTTGCCAGTGCAACTAATACAGCTGCTGGAGATG GTACAACTTGTGCAACTGTCTTGACTCAGGCGATATTAACAGAAGGCTGCAAATCTGTAGCTGCTGGTGTAAATGTCATGGATTTACGCAGTGGTATTAACATGGCAGTTGATGCAGTTATATCTGACTTAAAAGAAAAAGCACAAATGATTAGTACCTCAGAAGAGATTACACAG GTTGCCACTATCTCTGCAAATGGTGAACGTGAGATTGGAGAATTAATAGCAAGAGCAATGGAAAAAGTTGGAAAGGATGGAGTGATTACTGTTGCT GATGGGAATACTTTGGATAATGAATTGGATGTGGTGGAAGGAATGAAGCTTGGAAGAGGCTATATATCtccatattttattactgatcaAAAGACACAGAAATGT GAACTAGAAAATCCCTACATTCTTGTTTGTGAGAAGAAGATATCAGACATGAACTCACTTGTGAGAATATTGGAGCTGGCTCTAAAT aaaaaaagagaattccTTGTTGTGGCGGAGGATGTAGAAAGTGAAGCACTGGCCATGCTCATTCTCAACAAGCATCATGCTGGAGTTAAG gtcTGTGCTATCAAAGCTCCTGGCTTTGGGGAGAACAGACGAGCAAATCTAGATGATCTTGCTGTTCTTACTGGTGGAGAG GTTATCTCTGAAGATCGTGGTCTAACTCTTGATAAAGTCAAAGTAGAGATGTTTGGCACCGCAAAAAAG GTCACTGTCTCTGTTGATGACACTGTTATTCTACATGGTGGTGGGGATAAGAATTTGATCGAAGAGAGATGCAAGCAG cTGAGGACGGCCATGGAGAAGAGTGATGCTATGTTTGACAGGGAAAAAGCACAAGAACGACTTTCCAAGCTATCTGGTGGTGTTGCTGTTTTTAAG GTTGGAGGGGCGAGTGAAGCAGAAGTTGGAGAGAGAAAAGATAGGGTTACAGATGCTTTAAATGCTACAAAAGCAGCTGTGGAAGAGGGTATTGTACCTG GTGGTGGTGTTGCTCTCTTGTATGCAAGCAAGTCTCTGGAGAATGTTCAAACTCAAAATGAAGACCAGAAAAGAGGTGTCCAGATAATTCAGAATGCTCTTAAG GCTCCTACTTACACCATAGCTTCAAATGCTGGATTTGATGGTTCAGTTGTTGTTGGAAAATTATTGGACCAAGATGATCTTAATGTGGGTTTTGATGCTGCCAAAG GTTCATATGTTGACATGGTGAAAGCCGGAATCATTGATCCCCTTAAAGTCATTAGAACAGCCTTAGTCGATGCTGCAAG TGTGTCGATGCTGTTGACGACAACCGAAGCAACAGTCATGGAGAATCCTGATGACAAAAATAAGCTTCCAAGTCGTATGCCAGCAATGGATGACATGGGCTATTGA